Proteins from a single region of Thermotoga maritima MSB8:
- a CDS encoding DUF5320 domain-containing protein: MPRLDGTGPMGLGPMTGRGLGWCRFGGSWARPWGWWRGFGYGWRRGWPFGMGFAWRHRRGWGWRGWW, from the coding sequence ATGCCGAGGCTCGACGGAACGGGCCCGATGGGACTTGGGCCGATGACGGGCAGAGGTCTTGGATGGTGCAGGTTCGGTGGTAGCTGGGCAAGACCTTGGGGATGGTGGAGAGGTTTTGGTTATGGATGGAGAAGAGGATGGCCATTTGGAATGGGCTTTGCTTGGAGACACAGAAGAGGATGGGGATGGAGAGGCTGGTGGTAA
- a CDS encoding DUF5320 family protein — translation MWWGRGYGWRRGWGWRGGFGFGRGPWWAYYDYPPVPPSPEEEKEMLLDYKRYLEEELRYVEERLKELENRR, via the coding sequence ATGTGGTGGGGCAGAGGATACGGATGGAGAAGAGGCTGGGGCTGGCGAGGAGGATTCGGTTTTGGAAGAGGGCCATGGTGGGCTTATTACGACTATCCTCCAGTACCACCTTCTCCTGAAGAGGAAAAAGAAATGCTTCTAGATTACAAAAGATACCTGGAAGAGGAGCTCAGATACGTTGAAGAGAGACTGAAAGAGCTTGAAAACAGGAGGTGA
- a CDS encoding HD domain-containing phosphohydrolase, with protein MAPRKLSDVIKDLVYKKNLIFIFLLSLVIAVFVFIVTYYIGKKDWFEKLTLVSNEWERTIDHYRDVLDFFADRSKDFENPGTILEVLKLIREHFGDYSAYPIFATPDGNYYIYPLYTFPPDFDPRERPWYKAAAENPDSAVVTPPFTHRILGVVTFGIVRAILDERGNLLGVLGIDIVPSKVMKDLLQPGMYVLSEDGTVLLQNGEIHVKLDPEDFESRDYGAKISVSGVAFFRKTGSTVFVIQVPLLVFLRNSLLHLGYVIGLAFIISFPIVRRVSKLIDRELRVPLEVFSKASKEYLRSRIFDLGGTSSNILEINQLIDEVSDMITIIESQREELEASYEELEASYSELQKMAQEIEEKSRAVEEAYEFFTYKLVDIVEGFDEPTGNHVRRVQELSKFFAEEMGLDEDLVHKIYLYAPLHDIGKIKVPKEILNKKGKLTAEEWEIMKKHTIWGGELLSGRKELEVARNIALYHHESYDGTGYPFGLKDDEIPIEAQIVKIVDVYDALRSERPYKKALSHEEAVRVILEGDGRTSPSNFHPKLIEIFREKHEKIKEIWEKTHGE; from the coding sequence GTGGCACCGAGAAAATTGAGTGATGTTATCAAAGATCTGGTTTACAAGAAAAATCTGATCTTCATTTTTCTTCTATCGCTCGTGATAGCTGTTTTTGTTTTTATAGTAACCTACTATATTGGCAAGAAAGACTGGTTCGAAAAGCTCACCCTTGTTTCGAACGAGTGGGAAAGGACAATCGATCACTACCGGGATGTCCTCGATTTCTTCGCAGATCGCAGTAAGGATTTTGAAAATCCCGGAACGATTCTCGAGGTTTTGAAACTGATCCGCGAACACTTCGGAGATTATTCAGCTTATCCCATCTTTGCCACCCCGGATGGCAATTACTACATATATCCTCTTTACACGTTTCCTCCCGATTTCGACCCAAGGGAGAGACCCTGGTACAAAGCTGCTGCTGAAAACCCCGACTCTGCTGTGGTTACTCCTCCCTTCACCCACAGAATCCTCGGTGTTGTCACTTTTGGTATAGTGAGAGCGATACTCGACGAACGAGGAAACCTCCTCGGTGTTTTGGGAATCGATATTGTTCCATCAAAGGTGATGAAGGATCTTCTACAACCGGGCATGTACGTTCTTTCAGAAGACGGAACGGTTCTTCTTCAAAACGGTGAAATCCATGTGAAACTCGATCCCGAAGACTTTGAATCAAGAGATTACGGCGCGAAGATAAGCGTGTCCGGTGTTGCATTTTTCAGAAAAACGGGATCCACGGTCTTTGTGATCCAGGTACCGCTTCTTGTTTTTCTGAGGAATTCTCTTCTCCACTTGGGTTATGTGATCGGGTTAGCCTTCATAATTTCTTTCCCGATCGTTCGAAGAGTATCTAAGTTGATCGACAGAGAACTCAGAGTTCCCCTCGAGGTGTTCTCGAAGGCTTCAAAGGAGTACCTGCGTTCCAGGATCTTTGATCTTGGGGGTACATCTTCGAACATTCTGGAGATCAACCAGCTCATCGATGAAGTTTCCGATATGATCACCATAATTGAATCCCAGAGGGAAGAGCTCGAAGCATCCTACGAGGAGCTCGAGGCGTCTTACTCTGAACTTCAAAAGATGGCTCAGGAGATAGAGGAGAAAAGCCGAGCTGTCGAAGAAGCGTACGAATTTTTCACCTACAAACTGGTGGATATCGTGGAAGGTTTCGACGAGCCGACTGGAAACCACGTCAGAAGAGTTCAGGAGCTGTCGAAATTCTTCGCTGAAGAGATGGGCCTCGATGAAGATCTTGTTCACAAAATATATCTGTACGCTCCACTCCACGACATTGGAAAGATAAAGGTTCCCAAGGAGATCTTGAACAAAAAAGGAAAGCTCACAGCAGAAGAATGGGAAATCATGAAGAAGCACACCATCTGGGGTGGGGAGTTGCTCTCCGGCAGAAAAGAACTGGAAGTTGCAAGAAACATAGCCCTCTACCACCACGAAAGCTATGACGGAACGGGCTATCCATTCGGTCTGAAAGACGACGAGATCCCCATAGAAGCGCAGATCGTCAAGATAGTCGATGTTTACGATGCCCTGCGCTCAGAAAGACCCTACAAAAAAGCCTTGTCCCATGAAGAGGCCGTCAGGGTGATTCTCGAGGGAGACGGAAGAACCTCACCGTCCAATTTTCACCCCAAGCTGATCGAGATTTTCAGGGAAAAACACGAAAAGATCAAAGAAATCTGGGAAAAAACTCACGGCGAATAA
- a CDS encoding cold shock domain-containing protein: MRGKVKWFDSKKGYGFITKDEGGDVFVHWSAIEMEGFKTLKEGQVVEFEIQEGKKGPQAAHVKVVE; this comes from the coding sequence ATGAGAGGAAAGGTTAAGTGGTTCGATTCCAAGAAGGGCTACGGATTCATCACAAAGGACGAAGGAGGAGACGTGTTCGTACACTGGTCAGCCATCGAAATGGAAGGTTTCAAAACTCTGAAGGAAGGCCAGGTCGTCGAGTTCGAGATTCAGGAAGGCAAGAAAGGTCCACAGGCAGCGCACGTGAAAGTAGTTGAGTAA
- the rpmE gene encoding 50S ribosomal protein L31: protein MKKGIHPEMKLVTVKCACGAEHTFYTTVDNIRIDVCSNCHPFYTSGGKGGVLIVDTEGRVEKFRRKYGDNY from the coding sequence GTGAAAAAGGGAATACATCCAGAGATGAAGCTCGTAACTGTTAAGTGTGCGTGTGGTGCTGAGCACACTTTTTACACGACGGTTGACAATATAAGAATCGACGTGTGTTCTAACTGCCATCCGTTCTACACCTCCGGTGGAAAAGGTGGCGTTCTCATAGTGGATACGGAGGGTAGAGTGGAGAAGTTCAGAAGGAAGTACGGAGACAACTATTGA
- a CDS encoding S1 RNA-binding domain-containing protein, producing MKVGELVKGKVSKIVKYGAFVDIEGGERGFIHISKISKNYVKRIEDYLHEGQEISAKVIGRARNGGWELSLKDLEEETPKTGEKSEEKKNMDFEKKLSRFLKESSQKLSEYKKRLEKKGRRSAW from the coding sequence GTGAAAGTTGGTGAACTTGTGAAGGGAAAGGTTTCTAAGATCGTGAAGTACGGAGCCTTCGTGGATATCGAAGGGGGGGAAAGAGGATTCATCCACATTTCCAAGATCTCCAAAAACTATGTGAAGAGAATCGAAGATTACCTTCACGAGGGGCAGGAGATATCCGCGAAGGTGATAGGAAGAGCCAGAAACGGCGGCTGGGAACTTTCCCTGAAAGATCTTGAAGAAGAAACACCAAAGACAGGTGAGAAATCTGAAGAAAAGAAAAATATGGATTTCGAGAAAAAGCTATCCAGATTCTTGAAAGAAAGCAGTCAGAAGCTTTCCGAATACAAGAAGAGACTCGAGAAAAAAGGCAGAAGAAGCGCATGGTAA
- a CDS encoding L,D-transpeptidase family protein, protein MLFQTLLADHLLELKSVSEDHVTLSVKKLYEGEITTFLLYSPAGFVFPEKVKNSDYTFEVDFEGPFFPIVEGVNSFGKRMYRVAPQVLRVPLEKPETRVISDIKNGEVLVYVFIQSPEGVVPVSLNLEGKRFRFFNLEGKWICVFKSFLEDGAHELEITFNGPYGYTFSLKKEIYVIKRVAVPMRGEDGAFDYTVFAEHVVKRGETLWSIANQYGVRVGDIVLINRLEDPDRIVAGQVLKIGRVYFRENPVTIVVNLFSSKLALYYDGVLLKVYPVALGRSDATPPGRYWVLRKEIDPALYWFGEYISPRTPLNGLGTRYLQLSDPTYAIHGTSKPWEIGKRISHGCIRMFNRDVEEIDAFAGVGTEVVVVKEDKEFPERIY, encoded by the coding sequence ATGTTGTTTCAAACCTTGCTGGCGGATCACCTTCTTGAACTGAAGAGCGTTTCTGAAGATCACGTGACTCTCTCCGTAAAAAAACTCTACGAAGGAGAAATAACGACCTTTCTTCTCTACTCCCCGGCGGGATTTGTGTTTCCTGAAAAAGTGAAAAACAGCGATTACACCTTCGAGGTGGATTTCGAAGGCCCCTTCTTTCCAATTGTTGAAGGTGTGAATTCTTTCGGGAAGAGGATGTACCGTGTGGCACCTCAGGTTTTGAGGGTACCTCTGGAGAAACCCGAAACAAGAGTGATCTCGGACATAAAAAACGGAGAAGTTCTGGTGTACGTGTTCATTCAGTCTCCAGAAGGTGTGGTACCTGTCTCGTTAAACCTGGAGGGAAAGAGATTCAGATTCTTCAACCTGGAAGGGAAGTGGATCTGCGTCTTCAAGTCCTTTCTCGAAGATGGTGCGCACGAACTGGAAATTACTTTCAACGGTCCATACGGTTACACCTTCAGCTTGAAGAAAGAAATCTACGTTATAAAACGCGTTGCGGTACCTATGAGGGGAGAAGATGGCGCTTTCGACTACACTGTGTTTGCCGAGCACGTTGTGAAGAGAGGAGAAACACTCTGGAGCATAGCCAATCAATACGGTGTGAGAGTTGGAGACATCGTTTTGATAAACCGCCTGGAAGATCCCGACAGGATAGTGGCTGGTCAGGTTTTGAAGATCGGAAGGGTCTATTTCCGGGAGAATCCAGTCACAATAGTTGTGAATCTGTTTTCATCTAAGCTCGCTCTTTACTACGATGGGGTTCTGCTCAAAGTTTATCCCGTGGCCCTTGGAAGGAGTGACGCCACACCTCCGGGACGTTACTGGGTTCTCAGAAAAGAGATAGATCCTGCCCTCTACTGGTTTGGGGAGTACATATCCCCCAGAACCCCTCTCAACGGACTCGGAACGAGGTATCTGCAGTTATCGGATCCCACGTATGCGATACACGGCACCTCGAAACCGTGGGAAATAGGAAAAAGGATCTCGCACGGTTGTATCAGGATGTTCAACAGAGATGTGGAAGAAATCGACGCTTTCGCTGGTGTTGGAACGGAAGTTGTGGTGGTGAAGGAAGATAAAGAATTTCCAGAAAGGATCTATTAA
- the coaBC gene encoding bifunctional phosphopantothenoylcysteine decarboxylase/phosphopantothenate--cysteine ligase CoaBC, which translates to MRIVLGVSSGIAIYKAVDLASKLRKEGHELHVVMTPDATRMISPVVFSAVGNCSVYHDWMDVRNGWIPHTEISRTADVLVVAPATANTISKIANGIADNLLTLVALAFDKDAKILVPTMNYRMYSNKLFQENLEKLKNNGWFVVEPEEGHLACGEVGKGRYPENEKIVEAVHLLTFPKKLAGKKVLITAGPTRERIDAVRFITNASSGKMGYALATVAKRMGARVSLVSGPTSLKPPYYVDEFVKVESAEEMYEEVMKRFEDTDIVIMNAAVGDYRPKKVFEGKLKKTENDLVLHLERTKDILKELGQRKSNQILVGFAAEVENFEENAVKKLREKNLDLLVLNDARKAFSSDRVEVYIYGRDGFIKRIDEDDKIRVACGILDVVSNLAGGSPS; encoded by the coding sequence ATGAGGATAGTACTCGGTGTCAGCAGCGGCATAGCGATATACAAAGCCGTGGACCTGGCAAGTAAGTTGAGAAAAGAAGGTCACGAACTTCACGTGGTGATGACACCGGACGCCACCAGAATGATTTCTCCGGTGGTGTTTTCAGCTGTTGGAAACTGTTCCGTGTACCACGACTGGATGGATGTCAGGAATGGCTGGATCCCGCACACCGAAATTTCCAGAACGGCAGACGTGCTCGTTGTTGCCCCCGCAACCGCGAACACCATTTCAAAGATCGCAAACGGAATAGCGGACAATCTTCTCACACTCGTCGCTCTCGCTTTTGATAAAGACGCGAAGATTCTCGTTCCCACGATGAATTACCGTATGTACAGCAACAAACTGTTTCAAGAGAATCTTGAAAAGCTAAAAAACAACGGCTGGTTCGTTGTGGAACCCGAAGAAGGCCATCTCGCGTGCGGTGAGGTCGGAAAGGGAAGATATCCGGAGAACGAAAAGATAGTCGAAGCGGTACACCTTTTGACTTTTCCAAAGAAGCTCGCCGGAAAAAAGGTTCTTATCACCGCGGGACCAACAAGAGAGCGTATAGACGCTGTGAGGTTCATCACTAACGCGAGTTCAGGAAAGATGGGATACGCGCTGGCAACTGTCGCAAAGAGGATGGGAGCTCGTGTTTCTCTTGTATCCGGCCCAACGTCTTTGAAACCACCTTACTATGTGGATGAATTTGTGAAAGTAGAAAGTGCTGAAGAGATGTACGAAGAGGTGATGAAGAGATTCGAAGATACAGACATCGTGATAATGAACGCCGCCGTGGGAGATTACAGGCCGAAAAAGGTCTTTGAAGGAAAGCTGAAGAAAACAGAGAACGATCTCGTTCTCCATCTCGAAAGAACAAAAGATATTCTCAAAGAACTCGGACAGAGAAAGTCAAATCAGATTCTTGTGGGATTCGCGGCTGAGGTGGAAAATTTCGAGGAGAACGCTGTGAAAAAGCTGAGAGAGAAGAATCTGGATTTGCTCGTGCTGAACGATGCCCGGAAAGCGTTCTCTTCCGACAGAGTGGAGGTCTACATATACGGAAGAGACGGTTTCATCAAAAGGATTGATGAAGATGACAAGATTCGTGTGGCTTGCGGTATTCTTGATGTTGTTTCAAACCTTGCTGGCGGATCACCTTCTTGA
- a CDS encoding DNA-directed RNA polymerase subunit omega: protein MEKIVKFDLKYDELLKKIPYKYAIPVVVAKRAEAIREYARPFVITDDENYVSIAFMELSLNYIRIKNEEILKALIPKVK, encoded by the coding sequence ATGGAAAAAATTGTGAAGTTCGACCTCAAGTACGATGAACTGCTTAAGAAGATACCCTACAAGTACGCCATACCTGTTGTTGTGGCAAAGCGTGCTGAAGCGATCAGAGAATACGCCAGGCCGTTTGTGATTACAGACGACGAAAATTATGTTAGCATCGCCTTCATGGAGCTCAGCCTGAACTACATCAGGATCAAAAACGAGGAGATACTGAAAGCGCTCATTCCGAAGGTGAAGTGA
- the gmk gene encoding guanylate kinase, producing MKGQLFVICGPSGAGKTSIIKEVLKRLDNVVFSVSCTTRPKRPHEEDGKDYFFITEEEFLKRVERGEFLEWARVHGHLYGTLRSFVESHINEGKDVVLDIDVQGALSVKKKYSNTVFIYVAPPSYADLRERILKRGTEKEADVLVRLENAKWELMFMDEFDYIVVNENLEDAVEMVVSIVRSERAKVTRNQDKIERFKMEVKGWKKL from the coding sequence ATGAAAGGACAGCTTTTCGTCATCTGTGGTCCTTCCGGTGCGGGGAAAACCAGTATAATCAAAGAAGTTCTCAAAAGACTGGACAACGTAGTTTTCTCCGTTTCCTGCACGACAAGGCCGAAGCGCCCTCACGAGGAGGATGGCAAGGATTATTTCTTCATCACGGAAGAAGAGTTTTTGAAGCGTGTCGAAAGAGGAGAATTCCTCGAGTGGGCCCGTGTCCACGGCCATCTCTATGGGACCCTTCGCTCCTTTGTGGAATCTCATATCAACGAAGGAAAGGATGTTGTACTCGACATAGACGTTCAGGGTGCGCTCTCGGTAAAGAAGAAATACTCAAACACGGTGTTCATTTACGTGGCTCCTCCATCCTATGCGGATCTGAGGGAACGTATCCTCAAAAGGGGAACGGAGAAAGAAGCAGACGTGCTTGTAAGACTCGAAAACGCCAAGTGGGAGCTCATGTTCATGGATGAGTTCGATTACATCGTTGTAAACGAAAATCTCGAAGATGCTGTAGAGATGGTCGTGTCGATTGTGAGGTCCGAGAGAGCGAAAGTCACCAGAAATCAAGACAAGATAGAACGGTTCAAGATGGAGGTGAAAGGATGGAAAAAATTGTGA
- a CDS encoding DUF370 domain-containing protein encodes MYGLINIGFGNVVAGDRVIAIVNPESSPLKRMKDEAKLEGKLIDATYGRKTRSIIITDSNHIILSAIQPETIAQRFMENFYEIERVLRETKK; translated from the coding sequence ATGTACGGTCTGATCAACATCGGTTTTGGAAACGTGGTAGCGGGTGACCGTGTGATCGCTATCGTGAACCCCGAGTCCTCTCCTTTGAAGAGGATGAAAGACGAGGCGAAGCTTGAAGGAAAGCTCATCGATGCTACATATGGAAGAAAAACAAGATCGATCATCATCACGGACAGTAACCATATCATTCTGAGTGCCATTCAGCCGGAAACGATCGCTCAGAGATTCATGGAGAACTTCTACGAGATAGAAAGAGTGTTGAGAGAAACGAAAAAATAG
- a CDS encoding YicC/YloC family endoribonuclease, with protein MIKSMTGFSRVEKVSGPYQFRVEMKSLNSKGLNIINQLPGYLSMKEIELNNLVQEYVSRGKVQTRVQVKFLEPPKVLEIDKNVVRAYYSMLDEIVGELSLPEPVKLSDLLNFREVFRIELSDEEIENIWNHLVPILREALEKLVEERKKEGQKIGADLKRILEDLSSRVEEIEKISDQLPALYREKIKEEVEKILPQDVSVKEDILENHVAFMATKADIREEITRLRSHIKRALELIESDEPVGMNLDFLGQEMLRELNTILSKSISGEITSLALEGKVLVSQFREQIQNVE; from the coding sequence GTGATAAAAAGCATGACCGGCTTCAGCAGAGTCGAAAAGGTGTCTGGTCCCTATCAGTTCAGAGTCGAGATGAAGTCCTTGAATTCGAAAGGCCTTAACATCATAAACCAGCTGCCCGGGTATCTTTCCATGAAAGAGATAGAGCTGAACAACCTTGTTCAGGAGTACGTGAGCAGAGGAAAAGTCCAAACTCGAGTTCAGGTGAAGTTCCTGGAACCTCCCAAGGTGCTTGAGATAGACAAAAACGTTGTCAGGGCGTATTATTCGATGCTCGATGAAATAGTAGGGGAACTTTCTCTTCCTGAACCTGTGAAACTCTCGGACCTTCTGAACTTCAGAGAGGTCTTTCGAATAGAGCTTTCAGACGAGGAAATAGAAAATATCTGGAACCATCTGGTTCCCATTCTCAGAGAGGCCTTGGAAAAGCTCGTTGAGGAAAGAAAAAAAGAGGGTCAAAAAATAGGTGCGGATCTGAAGAGGATTTTGGAAGACCTTTCGTCTCGAGTTGAAGAAATAGAAAAAATCTCTGATCAGCTTCCTGCACTTTACCGTGAAAAGATAAAGGAAGAAGTGGAGAAGATCCTTCCACAGGATGTCTCTGTGAAAGAAGACATTCTGGAGAATCACGTGGCTTTCATGGCCACCAAAGCCGACATAAGAGAAGAGATCACCCGGCTCAGAAGTCACATAAAAAGAGCTCTTGAGCTAATAGAAAGCGACGAGCCGGTCGGAATGAATCTGGATTTTCTCGGTCAAGAGATGTTGAGGGAGTTGAACACAATCCTTTCCAAGTCTATCTCCGGTGAGATAACCAGCCTTGCTCTCGAGGGGAAGGTACTGGTTTCTCAGTTCAGGGAGCAGATTCAGAACGTTGAGTGA
- a CDS encoding cysteine desulfurase family protein produces MRVYFDNNATTRVDDRVLEEMIVFYREKYGNPNSAHGMGIEANLHMEKAREKVAKVLGVSPSEIFFTSCATESINWILKTVAETFEKRKRTIITTPIEHKAVLETMKYLSMKGFKVKYVPVDSRGVVKLEELEKLVDEDTFLVSIMAANNEVGTIQPVEDVTRIVKKKNKETLVHVDAVQTIGKIPFSLEKLEVDYASFSAHKFHGPKGVGITYIRKGVPIRPLIHGGGQERGLRSGTQNVPGIVGAARAMEIAVEELSEAAKHMEKLRSKLVSGLMNLGAHIITPLEISLPNTLSVSFPNIRGSTLQNLLSGYGIYVSTSSACTSKDERLSHVLDAMGVDRRIAQGAIRISLCKYNTEEEVDYFLKKIEEILSFLDLTGNNRR; encoded by the coding sequence ATGAGGGTTTATTTTGACAACAACGCAACGACGAGGGTGGACGATCGGGTTCTCGAAGAGATGATCGTTTTCTACCGCGAAAAGTATGGAAATCCCAATTCTGCTCACGGCATGGGTATAGAGGCGAATTTACACATGGAAAAAGCGAGAGAAAAGGTGGCAAAGGTACTCGGTGTCTCACCTTCAGAAATATTCTTCACCTCCTGTGCAACGGAGTCGATAAACTGGATTCTCAAAACGGTCGCTGAGACGTTCGAAAAAAGAAAAAGAACCATCATCACCACTCCCATAGAGCACAAAGCCGTTCTCGAAACGATGAAATATCTATCGATGAAAGGTTTCAAAGTGAAGTACGTTCCCGTTGATTCCAGGGGTGTTGTGAAACTGGAAGAACTGGAAAAACTCGTAGATGAGGACACGTTCCTTGTCAGCATCATGGCTGCGAACAATGAAGTGGGAACTATCCAGCCCGTTGAAGATGTGACTAGGATAGTGAAGAAAAAGAACAAAGAGACCCTCGTTCATGTCGATGCCGTTCAGACGATAGGGAAAATTCCATTTTCCCTCGAGAAACTGGAAGTGGACTACGCGAGTTTCAGCGCGCACAAATTTCACGGACCGAAAGGCGTTGGAATAACCTACATCAGGAAGGGAGTTCCTATCAGACCCCTCATACACGGTGGTGGACAGGAAAGAGGGCTCAGATCTGGAACGCAGAATGTTCCGGGAATCGTCGGGGCAGCCCGCGCTATGGAAATCGCCGTTGAAGAGCTGAGCGAAGCAGCAAAACACATGGAAAAGCTCAGAAGCAAACTCGTATCGGGTCTGATGAACCTGGGAGCCCACATCATAACTCCCCTGGAGATATCCCTTCCCAACACCCTCTCCGTCTCTTTTCCGAACATCAGAGGTTCCACTCTTCAGAATCTACTCTCCGGCTATGGTATTTACGTTTCAACCTCATCGGCCTGCACCAGCAAGGATGAAAGATTGAGCCATGTTCTGGATGCGATGGGGGTAGACAGGAGAATTGCCCAGGGAGCCATCAGAATCAGCCTCTGCAAATACAACACAGAGGAAGAAGTGGATTACTTCCTAAAGAAAATCGAAGAAATTCTCAGTTTTCTGGATTTAACTGGAAATAATCGCCGATAA
- a CDS encoding lysophospholipid acyltransferase family protein, whose translation MRKIRNLLLTLYFYFIATVYIVFYGGFVLFRSFLMRDREKARKYVLKEIEKFGKRAFTWLFSDVVVEGSENIPKDRNFIVVANHQSLMDIPLILGFVATGAFIAKEELRKIPGVNWYIRYLNGVFLDRKNPRRAVRALREAIEKLKNGVTFIVFPEGTRSPDGKVLSFKKDSLMIAVKTGVPVLPVSIWGTYHLIPKGRWTFTPGKVFLKIHEPVDPKGFSSEEELRKYVEEVVKRGVEELKARWSK comes from the coding sequence GTGAGAAAAATCAGAAATCTTCTGCTGACGCTGTACTTCTACTTCATAGCCACCGTATACATTGTTTTTTACGGAGGGTTTGTGCTTTTCAGATCATTTTTAATGAGAGACCGTGAAAAAGCCAGAAAGTACGTTTTGAAGGAGATAGAAAAATTCGGGAAAAGAGCCTTCACATGGCTTTTTTCTGATGTGGTAGTTGAAGGCAGCGAAAATATTCCGAAGGACAGAAATTTCATAGTGGTTGCGAATCATCAGAGCCTCATGGATATCCCGTTGATCCTCGGCTTCGTTGCCACAGGCGCGTTCATAGCGAAGGAAGAACTGAGAAAAATTCCAGGGGTGAACTGGTACATAAGATATCTGAACGGTGTGTTTCTTGACAGGAAAAATCCGAGGAGAGCGGTGAGAGCACTCAGGGAAGCTATTGAAAAGCTCAAAAACGGAGTTACCTTCATCGTCTTTCCGGAGGGAACGAGATCACCAGACGGAAAGGTTCTTTCTTTCAAAAAAGACAGCCTCATGATCGCTGTGAAGACTGGTGTTCCAGTTCTGCCCGTTTCCATCTGGGGAACTTATCATCTGATTCCAAAGGGAAGATGGACGTTCACTCCTGGGAAGGTCTTTCTCAAGATACACGAGCCGGTCGATCCGAAAGGATTTTCAAGCGAGGAGGAACTCAGAAAATACGTGGAAGAGGTCGTGAAAAGGGGAGTTGAAGAGTTAAAAGCGAGGTGGTCGAAATGA
- the thiI gene encoding tRNA uracil 4-sulfurtransferase ThiI, which produces MRVYIVRYSEIGLKGKNRKDFEEALRRNIERVTGMKVKRQWGRFLIPIDENVTLDDKLKKIFGIQNFSKGFLVSHDFEEVKKYSLIAVKEKLEKGNYRTFKVQAKKAYKEYKKGVYEINSELGALILKNFKELSVDVRNPDFVLGVEVRPEGVLIFTDRVECYGGLPVGTGGKAVLLLSGGIDSPVAGWYALKRGVLIESVTFVSPPFTSEGAVEKVRDILRVLREFSGGHPLRLHIVNLTKLQLEVKKRVPDKYSLIMYRRSMFRIAEKIAEETGAVAFYTGENIGQVASQTLENLWSIESVTTRPVIRPLSGFDKTEIVEKAKEIGTYEISIKPYQDSCVFFAPKNPATRSHPSILEKLEQQVPDLPVLEEEAFTSRKVEVIE; this is translated from the coding sequence TTGAGAGTTTACATAGTGAGATATTCCGAGATAGGTCTCAAAGGAAAGAACAGAAAAGATTTTGAAGAAGCTCTTAGAAGAAACATCGAGAGAGTAACCGGAATGAAGGTGAAGAGACAGTGGGGAAGATTTCTCATTCCAATAGATGAAAACGTAACACTCGATGACAAGCTGAAGAAAATCTTTGGAATTCAAAATTTCAGCAAAGGATTTCTGGTGAGTCACGATTTCGAGGAAGTGAAGAAATATTCACTGATCGCGGTGAAAGAAAAGCTGGAAAAAGGAAATTACAGAACTTTCAAGGTGCAGGCCAAAAAGGCCTACAAGGAATACAAAAAAGGTGTGTACGAAATAAACAGTGAACTCGGTGCTTTGATACTCAAAAACTTCAAGGAACTTTCCGTTGATGTACGCAATCCGGATTTTGTTCTCGGGGTGGAAGTGAGACCGGAAGGGGTTCTGATTTTCACAGACAGGGTGGAGTGCTACGGTGGACTTCCCGTGGGAACGGGAGGAAAAGCGGTTCTTCTTCTCTCTGGAGGAATAGACAGTCCTGTGGCAGGCTGGTACGCACTGAAAAGAGGAGTTCTCATAGAGTCCGTCACGTTCGTGTCTCCTCCGTTTACATCGGAGGGGGCCGTGGAAAAAGTGAGAGACATATTGAGAGTTCTCAGGGAATTCAGTGGAGGTCATCCCTTGAGATTGCACATTGTGAATCTCACAAAGCTGCAGCTTGAGGTCAAAAAGAGGGTGCCGGACAAATACTCGCTGATCATGTACAGAAGGTCCATGTTCAGAATAGCGGAAAAAATAGCAGAGGAAACCGGTGCGGTTGCTTTTTACACGGGAGAGAACATAGGACAGGTGGCGAGCCAGACGCTGGAAAACCTCTGGTCTATAGAGAGCGTGACTACAAGACCCGTGATAAGGCCTCTTTCCGGTTTCGACAAAACAGAGATCGTCGAAAAGGCGAAAGAGATCGGAACCTACGAGATCTCTATAAAGCCTTACCAGGACAGCTGTGTTTTCTTCGCTCCGAAAAATCCTGCAACGAGATCTCATCCCTCGATCCTCGAGAAGCTGGAACAGCAGGTTCCAGATCTTCCCGTTCTCGAAGAAGAAGCGTTCACCTCCAGAAAAGTCGAGGTGATAGAGTGA